The proteins below come from a single Sphingomonas carotinifaciens genomic window:
- the polA gene encoding DNA polymerase I, translating into MPHLYLVDGSGYIFRAYHRLPPLTNKHGEPVGAVYGYTTMLWKLADELHAAEGPTHMAVILDKSSKTFRNDLYDQYKAHRPPPPEDLVPQFPMIRDATRAFSLPCIETEGLEADDIIACYAKAALAQGWQVTIVSSDKDLMQLIEPGLDLYDTMNNRRLGPEHVAEKFHGIAPSQLGDVLALMGDSVDNVPGVPGVGPKTAAKLILEHGDLAGVLAAAEGMKKGKLRDNLIEHADMARLSRELVSLRCDVALPEPLEDLELKGIPDAPLRAFLEHHGFRSLLTKLGQVADAPVENPASVDLPEDDDPPCNHDGYETVQDVDALDRWIAVARHQGWIAVDTETSSTDATQAELVGVSLALAPNLACYIPLGHGGNDLLAEVPVQIDREVALAKLKDLMEDPSVLKIGHNLKFDMIVLGERGISVAPHDDTIVMSFDLDAGLHGHGMDELAATHLSHACIAFKDVVGTGKTQRGFHEVDLNAATRYAAEDADVTLRLWKRFKARLPAEGSTRVYEMVDRPLAPVIARMERRGIKVDREVLARLSDEFAGRIAEREGEVHALAGQPFTIGSPKQLGDILFEKLGLKGGRKGKSGVYSTDVTELERLARDGGPGAEIVRKVLDWRQLTKLKNTYTDALQAQINPKTGRVHTSYSLTGAQTGRLSSTEPNLQNIPIRTEVGRQIRDAFVAEPGNVILAADYSQIELRLAAHMADVPALRDAFANGDDIHSLTATELFGEVNRDTRARAKTINFAILYGISRWGLAGRLEVSADEAQAMIDRYFERFPGINRYMAETLTQVRDHGFTQTLFGRKTHFPRIKSRNQGERQGAERAAINAPIQGTSADIIKRAMVRMEPALEAAGLPQVRMLLQVHDELVFELPEGDVDAASAVIRDVMERAAEPAVMLSVPLGVEIGTGASWGAAH; encoded by the coding sequence ATGCCCCATCTTTATCTCGTCGACGGCTCCGGCTATATCTTTCGCGCCTATCACCGGCTGCCGCCGCTCACCAACAAGCATGGCGAGCCGGTCGGCGCGGTCTATGGCTACACCACCATGTTGTGGAAGCTGGCGGACGAACTCCACGCGGCCGAGGGCCCGACCCACATGGCGGTGATCCTCGACAAATCGTCGAAGACGTTCCGCAACGACCTGTACGACCAGTATAAGGCGCACCGGCCGCCCCCGCCCGAAGACCTGGTGCCGCAATTCCCGATGATCCGCGACGCCACCCGCGCCTTCTCGCTGCCCTGCATCGAGACCGAGGGGCTGGAGGCCGACGACATCATCGCCTGCTATGCCAAGGCGGCACTGGCGCAAGGCTGGCAGGTGACGATCGTCTCGTCCGACAAGGACCTGATGCAGCTGATCGAGCCCGGCCTCGACCTGTACGACACGATGAACAACCGCCGGCTGGGCCCGGAGCATGTCGCGGAGAAGTTCCACGGCATCGCGCCCTCGCAACTGGGCGACGTGCTGGCGCTGATGGGCGACAGCGTCGACAATGTTCCCGGCGTTCCCGGCGTCGGGCCCAAGACCGCGGCCAAGCTGATCCTCGAACATGGCGATCTGGCGGGCGTCCTGGCCGCTGCGGAGGGGATGAAGAAGGGCAAGCTGCGCGACAATCTGATCGAGCATGCCGACATGGCCCGGCTCAGCCGCGAGCTGGTGTCGCTGCGCTGCGACGTGGCGCTGCCCGAACCGCTGGAAGACCTCGAACTCAAGGGCATTCCCGACGCACCCTTACGCGCCTTTCTTGAACATCACGGCTTCCGCTCGCTCCTGACCAAGCTCGGTCAGGTCGCCGACGCCCCCGTCGAGAACCCGGCGTCCGTCGATCTGCCCGAGGATGACGATCCCCCCTGCAACCATGACGGGTACGAGACGGTGCAGGATGTGGATGCGCTCGATCGCTGGATCGCCGTCGCGCGCCACCAGGGCTGGATCGCTGTCGATACGGAGACGAGTTCGACAGACGCCACCCAGGCCGAACTGGTCGGCGTCAGCCTCGCCCTCGCCCCCAACCTCGCCTGCTACATCCCCCTCGGCCACGGCGGCAACGACCTGCTCGCCGAGGTGCCGGTGCAGATCGACCGCGAGGTCGCCCTGGCGAAGCTCAAGGACCTGATGGAGGACCCCTCGGTCCTGAAGATCGGCCACAATCTGAAGTTCGACATGATCGTGCTGGGCGAGCGCGGCATATCGGTCGCGCCGCATGACGACACGATCGTGATGAGCTTCGATCTCGACGCCGGCCTGCATGGCCATGGCATGGACGAACTCGCCGCCACCCATCTCAGCCATGCCTGCATCGCGTTCAAGGACGTGGTCGGCACCGGCAAGACGCAGCGCGGCTTTCACGAGGTCGATCTGAACGCCGCCACCCGCTACGCCGCCGAGGATGCGGATGTGACGCTGCGCCTCTGGAAGCGCTTCAAGGCGCGCCTGCCCGCCGAAGGCTCGACCCGCGTGTACGAGATGGTCGACCGCCCGCTCGCTCCCGTGATCGCGCGCATGGAGCGCCGGGGCATCAAGGTCGACCGCGAGGTGCTGGCCAGGCTGTCCGACGAGTTTGCCGGCCGCATCGCCGAGCGCGAGGGCGAAGTGCACGCGCTCGCCGGCCAGCCCTTCACCATCGGCAGCCCCAAGCAGCTTGGCGACATCCTGTTCGAGAAGCTGGGCCTGAAGGGCGGGCGCAAGGGCAAGTCGGGGGTCTATTCCACCGACGTCACCGAGCTGGAGCGCCTCGCGCGCGACGGCGGTCCGGGTGCGGAGATCGTGCGCAAGGTGCTCGACTGGCGCCAGCTCACCAAGCTGAAGAACACCTATACCGATGCGCTGCAGGCACAGATCAACCCCAAGACCGGCCGCGTCCACACCAGCTACTCGCTGACCGGCGCGCAGACCGGCCGCCTGTCCTCGACCGAGCCCAACCTCCAGAACATCCCGATCCGTACCGAGGTCGGCCGCCAGATCCGCGACGCGTTCGTGGCTGAACCGGGCAACGTCATCCTCGCGGCCGACTACAGCCAGATCGAACTCCGCCTCGCCGCCCACATGGCGGACGTGCCGGCGCTGCGCGATGCATTCGCGAATGGCGACGACATCCACAGCCTGACCGCCACCGAGTTGTTCGGCGAAGTGAACCGCGACACCCGCGCGCGGGCCAAGACGATCAACTTCGCGATCCTCTACGGCATCAGCCGCTGGGGCCTTGCCGGCCGTCTCGAAGTCTCCGCCGACGAGGCGCAAGCGATGATCGACCGCTATTTCGAGCGTTTCCCCGGCATCAACCGCTACATGGCCGAGACGCTGACCCAGGTGCGCGACCACGGCTTCACCCAGACGCTGTTCGGCCGCAAGACGCACTTCCCGCGCATCAAGTCGCGCAACCAAGGCGAGCGGCAGGGTGCCGAGCGCGCCGCGATCAACGCGCCGATCCAGGGCACCTCGGCCGATATCATCAAGCGTGCCATGGTCCGCATGGAACCCGCGCTGGAGGCGGCCGGCCTGCCCCAGGTCCGCATGCTCCTCCAGGTTCACGACGAACTGGTCTTCGAACTGCCCGAAGGCGATGTCGACGCCGCCAGCGCGGTGATCCGCGACGTCATGGAGCGCGCCGCCGAGCCTGCGGTGATGCTCTCAGTCCCGCTGGGCGTCGAGATCGGCACGGGAGCAAGCTGGGGAGCGGCACATTGA
- a CDS encoding serine hydrolase, translated as MRMAGFGRWATVAGLLALAGCNVVPSPGASANAPAREPEVAVSIPVPPPRPRSAPAAPQGLIRTVQSLYAGFEGKKGIAIRAVDDGWTVEAGGRQRLPQQSVSKLWVAITLLDLRDKGKARLDDPITVRREDLTLFHQPIAYLVKGDGFQTTVGGLLTRALTQSDNTANDRLLTYVGGPAAVRRMIAEKRLGDIRFGPGERLLQAKTAGLTWQPAYALGNAFSVARARLDPAARATALDAYVADPPDGAAPIAIADALARLTRGELLSETSTRILLETMGASRTGHARLRAAVPASWQIAHKTGTGQDLGRRNAGFNDVGLLTAPDGRRFAVAVMIGDTTEPIRNRQVLIQNVAAAVATYAGSAQGPGSVAN; from the coding sequence ATGCGTATGGCCGGGTTCGGCAGATGGGCGACGGTTGCGGGTCTGCTGGCGCTTGCCGGATGCAATGTGGTGCCAAGCCCCGGCGCCAGCGCCAACGCCCCGGCGCGCGAACCGGAGGTGGCGGTGTCGATCCCCGTGCCGCCGCCCCGCCCGCGCAGCGCACCCGCCGCACCGCAGGGCCTGATCCGCACCGTTCAGAGCCTGTATGCCGGGTTCGAGGGCAAGAAGGGCATCGCCATCCGCGCCGTCGATGACGGCTGGACGGTGGAGGCCGGCGGCCGCCAGCGCCTGCCGCAGCAATCGGTATCCAAGCTGTGGGTCGCGATCACGCTGCTCGACCTGCGCGACAAGGGCAAGGCGCGGCTGGACGACCCGATCACCGTTCGCCGCGAGGACCTGACGCTGTTCCACCAGCCGATCGCCTATCTGGTGAAGGGCGACGGGTTCCAGACCACCGTCGGCGGCCTGCTCACCCGCGCCCTGACCCAGAGCGACAACACCGCCAACGACCGCCTGCTCACCTATGTCGGCGGGCCGGCGGCGGTGCGGCGGATGATCGCGGAGAAGCGGCTGGGCGACATCCGCTTCGGCCCCGGCGAACGGCTGCTCCAGGCCAAGACCGCCGGCCTGACCTGGCAGCCCGCCTATGCGCTGGGCAACGCCTTTTCCGTGGCGCGCGCCCGGCTCGACCCGGCGGCGCGCGCCACCGCGCTCGACGCCTATGTCGCCGATCCGCCCGACGGTGCCGCGCCGATCGCGATCGCCGACGCGCTCGCCCGGCTGACCCGCGGCGAGTTGCTGTCCGAAACCTCGACCCGCATCCTGCTGGAGACGATGGGCGCTTCACGCACCGGTCATGCCCGCCTGCGCGCCGCCGTGCCGGCTAGCTGGCAGATCGCGCACAAGACCGGCACCGGGCAGGATCTCGGCCGCCGCAACGCCGGGTTCAACGACGTCGGGCTGCTCACCGCGCCCGACGGCCGCCGTTTCGCGGTCGCGGTGATGATCGGCGACACGACCGAGCCGATCCGCAACCGCCAGGTGCTGATCCAGAACGTCGCCGCCGCCGTCGCCACCTATGCCGGTTCCGCGCAGGGGCCGGGGTCGGTCGCGAACTGA